In Deltaproteobacteria bacterium, one DNA window encodes the following:
- a CDS encoding FixH family protein has product MDRRVDRVVETHTTKKRGWYWPLLVIGLLGGLLVMNGIMLFVATRDPSFAVEKNYYQKALDWDEKRAQDGANDALGWSIAVSLATAGTDVRVAATITDREGAPVNGATVSLEAFHLARSAAAREIALAEETPGRYSTTWPAMRPGIWEMRFRIEKDGHVFTKSTREDWAPR; this is encoded by the coding sequence TTGGACCGCAGGGTTGATCGCGTGGTCGAAACGCACACCACGAAGAAGCGCGGGTGGTACTGGCCGCTCCTGGTGATCGGCCTGCTGGGCGGGCTGCTCGTCATGAACGGCATCATGCTGTTCGTCGCCACGCGCGACCCGTCGTTCGCCGTCGAGAAGAACTACTATCAGAAGGCGCTGGACTGGGATGAAAAGCGCGCGCAGGACGGGGCGAACGACGCGCTCGGCTGGTCGATCGCGGTTTCGCTCGCCACCGCGGGCACGGATGTGCGCGTGGCCGCGACGATCACGGATCGCGAGGGCGCTCCGGTGAACGGCGCGACGGTTTCGCTCGAGGCGTTTCACCTCGCCCGGTCGGCCGCCGCGCGCGAAATCGCGTTGGCCGAGGAGACTCCCGGTCGTTATTCGACGACGTGGCCTGCAATGCGACCGGGGATCTGGGAAATGCGCTTTCGCATCGAGAAAGACGGACATGTGTTCACGAAATCGACGCGCGAGGACTGGGCGCCGCGATGA
- a CDS encoding DUF547 domain-containing protein produces MLEVVAARRDFGHAPDRVGTLDPEGNTKVTSSALIQLRDAWDIVRHVRPSRLALAGLLPARMHRPRILNDGIVGDIGDDPLRRLARLRLAMKSTAIDARGHVSYDALRDSAVYRQLVETAPALAAIDPSALVGDAERLAFWINLYNVLAIHGVLALGIRRSVMEIPGFFGLVAYRVGHQVLTLDDIENGIIRANSPHPASGRAPFGDGDPRRAWIVSRVDPRVHAALVCASESCPAVGFYDADLLDAQLDAAAANRVNGDVHVNDTRCRIELPITFRYFRADFGGESGVREFAARHADGDLQAKLARANENAWPLYFARYDWSLNRIA; encoded by the coding sequence ATGTTGGAGGTCGTGGCCGCGCGACGGGATTTCGGGCATGCTCCCGATCGCGTCGGCACCCTCGATCCGGAAGGAAACACCAAGGTGACTTCGTCCGCCCTCATCCAGCTTCGCGACGCATGGGACATCGTTCGGCATGTGCGTCCCTCGCGGCTTGCTCTCGCGGGGCTTTTGCCCGCACGCATGCACCGGCCCCGCATCCTCAACGACGGCATCGTCGGCGACATCGGCGACGACCCGCTCCGGCGACTGGCTCGACTTCGGCTCGCGATGAAGTCGACCGCGATCGACGCGAGGGGGCACGTTTCTTACGACGCTCTTCGCGACTCGGCCGTCTACCGGCAACTGGTCGAGACCGCTCCCGCCCTCGCGGCGATCGACCCCTCCGCGCTTGTGGGTGACGCCGAGCGCCTCGCGTTCTGGATCAATCTCTACAACGTGCTGGCGATCCACGGCGTGCTCGCGCTCGGCATCCGTCGCTCGGTCATGGAGATCCCCGGCTTCTTCGGCCTCGTCGCGTATCGCGTCGGTCATCAGGTGCTGACGCTCGACGACATCGAGAACGGCATCATCCGCGCCAACTCGCCGCACCCCGCGTCGGGCCGCGCGCCGTTTGGCGACGGCGACCCGCGCCGCGCGTGGATCGTGAGCCGCGTCGATCCCCGCGTGCACGCGGCCCTCGTGTGCGCCTCCGAGAGCTGCCCCGCCGTGGGATTCTACGATGCGGATCTTCTCGATGCGCAACTCGATGCCGCCGCGGCGAACCGGGTGAATGGCGATGTGCACGTGAACGACACGCGATGCCGAATCGAACTGCCGATCACGTTTCGCTACTTCCGGGCGGATTTCGGCGGCGAATCCGGAGTTCGCGAATTCGCCGCTCGCCATGCGGACGGCGATCTGCAAGCCAAACTTGCGCGCGCGAACGAAAACGCGTGGCCGCTGTACTTCGCGCGTTACGACTGGTCGCTCAACCGGATCGCCTGA